The sequence ATTCAACAACGGCGACTGCTTTCTGGATGCCGTTTTCTTTTTTGACCAGAGAAAGTGTATCTGAAGATATTTTAAGACAGTAATGATTTTCTTCGTTTCTGTAGCGAAAAACAATACCTGCCTCCCAATTTTCTTCCGTACTGTTCAAAATTTTAAGCTTTGTTTTGAATTTGAAATCACCGAAATCCATTGAATAGAGAACGAGCGCTTTCTCAGTATTCTTGTTCTTTCCGTTGTAGACATTCGGCAGGGAGTGTTCTGTAGTTTGTCCGTTGTCATTCATAATATTCCAGTCTCCGGTTATTGTTTCGAATCCATAAGCCGACGCCGTACCGGCCGCCTCATTATCAAAATGGAGTGTTGAAAAATATATATCGAAACCATTCAGCTTTGTGCCGGCCCATAAAGTTTCAGGGGATATTTCCACCATGGTGTAATATAACGCCGTCGCTTCTATTTTATAGATACCCGGTGTGATATCATCCAGCATAAACACACCTTCTCCATCACTCGTATCACTTTGGATCATTTTTTCTCCCTGGAACAGGGCGATTACAGCATTTTCCAGGGGAGTACCGTCGGGTTCCCTGACCGAGCCGGTTATCCGCGCTTTATGAGGATTTTCCGGATCATAGATATTGCTGTGTGGAGCATTAATGCAGCCGATGATGAAAAAATAGATTATCACTATCTGTTTTCTCATAATTAAAATTCCATCCTGTAACCGAGTTGGAATGAATTCGCGGTCGATTCAAAGAATAAACCTGTATTTTTGTCCTGGGGTATCGTCTTCTTTTCTTTCTTCAATGAGAGGGCGTCGATAATACTGTAGATGTAGATACTGAGGAAGATCGATGAATTCACCAGGGATATTTTATACCATCTGTCGTAGTCCTGATAGGCATCTTTTATCTCATTCATATCATCCGGTCCCAGGCTGTTATAATAGTTGCCTTTATTGTCGGTGATCAGCCAGGATATGATTGATGTACCGAGAAAGAAGCCGGCTGCCGCCATTATTATTTTGCCTTTTTCTTCGTTTCCTTCCATGAACTGGCCGAAACCAGGAATAAAACAGGAACACATTGCTGATTCTCCGGCGCGTTCTTTCTTTGCATTTTCAAAAAGTTCGAGGATGTCAGGAGAGGTCGTGATCGGATTTAATTCGTATTTCGGTTCAATATGCAGAAGTTTTTTGAAATAATCGAGCGCTGTTTCGCGGTCACCGACGGCGGCGTAACAGAGTGCAAGATATTCATATACTTCGATCTTTTCGCTGCCTTTCGATTGATCTTCAATTTTCTTTAATTCTTTTATGGCTTTTGTGTAATCACCGATCGTATAATAAGATTTCGCATCCGAGAGAACAGTTCTTGAAGAGTCACCGACTGATTCCTGGGCGATGGCAACGGTGACGAATATAAGAAAGGATAAAGATACTATTCTTGTGTTCACTTTTGAATCCCGTTAGAGCCACAGTATAATCATAAAAACAGCCCTGTCAAGTATACTGCGGCTGTGCTGGTTATTTAAATTTGAATTTTCCCTGTTTGAATAACTTGAGGCAGGTTTCTACAACCTTTTTGTCATAGAGTTTACCGCTGTTTTTTTGAATTTCTTTTAATGCCTCTTCAAGTCCAGGAGCGCTTCTGTAAGGGCGGTCCGCGCTCATCGCTTCAACCACATCGGCGACGGCGAGTATCTTCGCCTCCAGAAGGATATCTTTTCCCTTGACTCCTTTGGGATATCCTGAACCGTTCAGTCTTTCATGATGTTGATGGACGATCTGTGCGATGAGCCAGGGGAATTTGATTGTTTTCAGGATATCATAACCTGCAATGGGATGAACTTTGACGACTTTCATCTCGTTGGCGTTCAGCTTTTCAGGTTTATTAAGGATATCCTCAGGCACTTTTGTTTTTCCTACATCGTGGATTAAAGCGGCGAGCTTTATTCCTTTGATCTGTTCTTCCTTCAGTTTCATCTCTTTAGCGATCGCCTGAGCGAGTTCAGACACTCTTTTTTGGTGGCCTGCAGTATAGGGGTCGCGCATTTCAACGACGGTCGCCAGGGTGTTGATTGTTTCTTCCAATACGTGCAGGAATTTTCCGAAGCTGTTTTTCAACTCAAGCTCGGCGTATTTACGCTCTATTGCATATCTGATGGCGCGGATCAAAACGTCGGCGGTGAATTTTCCTTTTGCAAAGCAATCCTGGGCGCCTTCTCTTATTGCCTTCACCGCAAGGTCTTCGACCTCCATGGCTGTGAGGACTATGATTGGAATTTCCGGAACTTTCGTATGAAGTTTCTTCAGTGTTTCGAATCCCATACTGTCGGGAAGATTCAGATCAAGAACTACGATATCGATAGGTTCCCGGGCGAGGTAGTTCAGTCCGTTTTTCAGAGTTTTTACATGAACAACGTCGAATTTATTGTTTTTCGCCTGCATAAGCATCTTGACAAAGAGATCGCGGTCATCGGGATTGTCTTCGATTATCAGCACTTTAATAACCTCAGAACGGAGATAAAACTCTGTTCTTTCTTTTTTCGCCAAATGGGGCGATTCGGATTTTGTAAGAACTAAGCGGGGGCTGTGTTTCTGCATTTTGTGTTCATACATCAGTTTGTCGGCGTACTCGAGCAGCTCTTCCACCGGACATGGATTTTCCGGGTCATAGTATGTGGTGCCGATACTCAGAGAGAGTTTTACTTTATTCTGCGAATTTTTATTGTAGTTGAATAAATTTTTCCGCAGACGTTTGATAAGCATCTGGGCACTGTCTTTGCGCGCCTCAATCGCACAGATTGCGAATTCATCACCTCCTAATCTGCCGACGATGTCTGATTTCCGAAAACTCTGTTTACAGATGGCGGCGATTGTTTTCAGAGCGCGGTCACCTTCGTGGTGTCCGAGATTATCATTTATCCATTTCATTCTATCGATGTCGGCGAAGATCAAAAAGAATCCTTTTTTACTGCGATTCGCCAGGTCAACCTGCTGTCTCACAAGTGTCAGAAATCCGCGGCGGTTATATAGGCCGGTTAAAGGGTCGATGAGGGAAAGAATGCGCAGTTCTTCTTCAGTATTTTTACGAGCCGATATATCCCACAGGTAAGAACGTGTTCCCACTATTTTGCCTTTTTCTTTGATCGTGGTCGTCTGCACTTCTACATAGATCAAAGAACCATCCTTTTTAATCCCGCGAAATTCATAGGATTTCGGAGCCAGTTTATCATTGATTCGCTCTTTATGGAATGTTAGTACTTTCTTGACATCATCCGGATGGATGAGCGCCGAAAAAGTTTTATCTTTCATCTCTTCGTAGGTATAACCGAATATCTCGGCGAATTTCGAATTGAAATATTTGATATTTCCGTCGATGTCGTTGATCAAGATCGCCACACTTGCTTTTTCAACCAGTTCCCGATAGTTTTTTTCACTCTCCTTCAATGTTTCTTCGAAAAGCTTTCGATGAGTGATGTCATGAGCGATACCCAGCAT comes from candidate division WOR-3 bacterium and encodes:
- a CDS encoding carboxypeptidase regulatory-like domain-containing protein, with product MRKQIVIIYFFIIGCINAPHSNIYDPENPHKARITGSVREPDGTPLENAVIALFQGEKMIQSDTSDGEGVFMLDDITPGIYKIEATALYYTMVEISPETLWAGTKLNGFDIYFSTLHFDNEAAGTASAYGFETITGDWNIMNDNGQTTEHSLPNVYNGKNKNTEKALVLYSMDFGDFKFKTKLKILNSTEENWEAGIVFRYRNEENHYCLKISSDTLSLVKKENGIQKAVAVVECATPKEKWFSLGVECYFTVIKTYLNDQLMFYEVNNVLTSGRAGLTVMNKIPTQTTSVNFDDVTITTD
- a CDS encoding PAS domain S-box protein; protein product: MANEKILIVEDEMIVAKDIENILANRGFVVTAIANTGKKAIESIKKNKPDLILLDIVLKGKMDGIKTAEQIQKIFDIPIIFVTAFTNDTILQRAKKIEPYAYIVKPFEASELYTNIEMTLYKHKMKQALQESEERFKILFEYAPDAYYIHDLNGNLIDGNRAAEEITGYSIKELKGKNIFEINILPPEQIPRARELLSKGVKKIIRDSHEFTIIRKDGSRVYVEIRTFPVKIRGKTYMLGIAHDITHRKLFEETLKESEKNYRELVEKASVAILINDIDGNIKYFNSKFAEIFGYTYEEMKDKTFSALIHPDDVKKVLTFHKERINDKLAPKSYEFRGIKKDGSLIYVEVQTTTIKEKGKIVGTRSYLWDISARKNTEEELRILSLIDPLTGLYNRRGFLTLVRQQVDLANRSKKGFFLIFADIDRMKWINDNLGHHEGDRALKTIAAICKQSFRKSDIVGRLGGDEFAICAIEARKDSAQMLIKRLRKNLFNYNKNSQNKVKLSLSIGTTYYDPENPCPVEELLEYADKLMYEHKMQKHSPRLVLTKSESPHLAKKERTEFYLRSEVIKVLIIEDNPDDRDLFVKMLMQAKNNKFDVVHVKTLKNGLNYLAREPIDIVVLDLNLPDSMGFETLKKLHTKVPEIPIIVLTAMEVEDLAVKAIREGAQDCFAKGKFTADVLIRAIRYAIERKYAELELKNSFGKFLHVLEETINTLATVVEMRDPYTAGHQKRVSELAQAIAKEMKLKEEQIKGIKLAALIHDVGKTKVPEDILNKPEKLNANEMKVVKVHPIAGYDILKTIKFPWLIAQIVHQHHERLNGSGYPKGVKGKDILLEAKILAVADVVEAMSADRPYRSAPGLEEALKEIQKNSGKLYDKKVVETCLKLFKQGKFKFK